One window from the genome of Paramisgurnus dabryanus chromosome 20, PD_genome_1.1, whole genome shotgun sequence encodes:
- the dact2 gene encoding dapper homolog 2, with translation MLARKVPGSGVLGSAAGMDRVRIGERLHAALAGLQELHLLRDKQSTRVHWALNLNGEESDVSRHENVSTEELRLEATLNLLKQQLTRLRKQDVGLKSHLQQLDQQINELKLDVCKASTEHLESDSRPSSGFYDFSDGGSGSLSNSCTSVYSESLSSSSQTNLLPFLSTSYASRGRSGSGQTGVSRCCSADESPAQPDVPRPLGVKLGSSCIRMGPASSERARQRPVSTGDLDRMITPGIGSLRSTDVKTSTLCGSLHNPSVDLKYQSNLVSSSGAEMYCYPSPLHAVALQSPIFSLTGDQGCQVVAEAQDGKLGVELEEVTQDPNQGSTNSKSVVYINKLLQRSSSKINLLSEIRRNDAHNAIKSTLEQRPRSQEITHGYSQLLGSLQQLTMPLENTMDTQKTSTALNSSRQQLNESNSDLVKVQPLHSDPNPAPTRDLHQNCISQSNATAKASAESDKGGGHSTESSSVVSKVSVERRSSFTLRREEDRTFGSSPQSEEFVRAEFVPAGSQREKVRQADKKTKSVKLRKKNSEKPLTKKQQQKHLSREREFCTKTRADVKQSNSCKGKVTNLEESQMYSSSDCSRNGLSNSHCIQNKPHFQQSQTSKANKSHKVHYPEPVHIPLDHNRKKHSSRKWPSASEIQLTSTLNTQRPKEMPISRKAGMIRSISARPHSGQWGGPQRSLRHSLSTSSYLSYLESRYPAAPNSGRYHPRCESEFSEYSAECASLFHSTIAASSDGEMSDYTTNRFGDSESSQGSQTATDSDSSLSLDEEDLLEEEEENEVGLVWAQAAMGPTAAGFSLQQQPQRSEPPACRIKASRALKKKIRRFQPASLKVMTLV, from the exons ATGTTGGCTAGAAAAGTACCTGGATCGGGTGTACTGGGGTCAGCTGCAGGAATGGACCGGGTCAGGATTGGAGAGAGACTGCACGCAGCGCTGGCCGGACTGCAGGAGCTTCATCTCCTCCGGGACAAACAAAGTACCAGGGTACACTGGGCTCTGAACCTGAACGGAGAAGAGTCCGACGTATCCAGACATGAAAATGTGAGCACAGAAGAGCTGAGATTAGAGGCAACACTTAATCTACTCAAACAACAGCTG ACCCGTCTGCGCAAACAAGATGTGGGATTGAAGAGTCACTTGCAGCAGCTGGATCAACAAATCAATGAGTTGAAACTGGACGTATGTAAGGCCTCCACTGAGCACCTAGAGAGTGACAGCAGACCCAGCTCAG GTTTCTATGATTTTAGTGATGGTGGTTCAGGGTCACTGTCCAACTCTTGCACCTCCGTTTACAGTGAAAGTCTCTCCTCGTCTTCTCAAACCAACCTGCTTCCCTTTCTCTCCACTTCGTATGCTTCGCGTGGCCGTAGTGGTTCTGGACAGACCGGTGTGTCCCGCTGTTGTTCTGCTGATGAGAGCCCTGCCCAGCCTGACGTCCCACGACCACTAGGAGTGAAGCTGGGTAGCAGCTGCATACGAATGGGGCCGGCTAGTTCAGAAAGAGCCAGGCAAAGGCCTGTTTCCACTG GTGATCTTGACCGGATGATCACACCTGGAATTGGCTCCTTAAGATCTACTGATGTTAAGACCTCCACCCTTTGTGGTAGCCTCCACAATCCTTCGGTAGACCTCAAATACCAAAGTAACCTTGTGTCGAGCAGTGGGGCAGAGATGTACTGTTACCCCAGCCCTCTCCACGCAGTGGCCTTACAAAGCCCCATCTTCAGTCTTACGGGTGATCAGGGATGTCAGGTTGTGGCTGAGGCACAGGATGGAAAGCTTGGGGTAGAACTTGAAGAGGTAACCCAGGACCCTAACCAAGGCTCCACAAACTCTAAGTCTGTGGTATACATCAACAAGTTACTGCAGCGAAGCTCCAGTAAGATAAATCTGTTAAGTGAAATAAGAAGAAATGATGCCCATAATGCTATTAAAAGTACTCTTGAGCAAAGACCCAGGTCTCAGGAAATTACCCATGGATATTCTCAACTGCTGGGGTCTCTTCAACAGCTAACAATGCCCTTAGAAAATACAATGGACACTCAAAAGACATCTACAGCACTAAACAGCAGTCGACAGCAGTTAAATGAGTCCAATTCAGATCTAGTCAAGGTTCAACCATTGCACAGTGACCCAAACCCAGCACCAACTAGAGATCTTCACCAAAATTGTATTTCCCAAAGTAATGCCACAGCCAAAGCAAGTGCTGAATCTGACAAGGGTGGTGGACACTCAACGGAGTCATCATCTGTGGTCTCAAAGGTGTCAGTAGAAAGGAGATCGAGTTTTACTCTCAGACGAGAGGAAGACAGGACTTTTGGCTCCTCACCTCAGTCAGAAGAGTTTGTCCGTGCAGAGTTTGTTCCTGCAGGGTCCCAAAGGGAGAAGGTGCGTCAGGCAGACAAGAAAACCAAATCTGTgaaattaagaaaaaagaatTCAGAGAAACCTTTAACAAAGAAACAGCAGCAAAAACACTTGTCTCGAGAAAGAGAGTTCTGCACCAAGACCCGAGCTGACGTGAAGCAGTCCAATTCATGCAAAGGTAAAGTTACTAATCTGGAGGAGTCCCAAATGTACTCAAGCTCGGACTGCAGTCGTAATGGCCTGAGCAACTCGCATTGCATCCAAAATAAGCCTCACTTCCAACAGAGCCAAACCTCCAAAGCTAACAAGTCTCATAAAGTCCATTACCCTGAACCGGTGCACATTCCTCTAGACCACAACAGAAAGAAACATAGTTCCCGAAAGTGGCCTTCAGCCTCTGAGATCCAACTGACCTCGACCCTCAACACCCAAAGACCAAAAGAGATGCCAATCTCACGTAAAGCAGGCATGATAAGGAGTATCAGTGCAAGGCCTCATTCAGGTCAGTGGGGTGGTCCCCAACGATCTCTCCGCCATTCTCTCTCCACATCTTCCTACCTCAGTTACTTGGAATCTAGATATCCAGCTGCTCCAAACTCCGGTCGCTACCATCCTCGCTGTGAATCCGAGTTTTCTGAATACTCTGCCGAATGTGCATCTCTCTTTCACTCCACTATTGCGGCGAGCAGCGATGGTGAGATGAGCGACTACACCACGAATCGTTTCGGAGACAGCGAGTCCAGTCAGGGCTCTCAGACGGCGACGGATTCAGACAGCAGCCTCTCACTGGATGAGGAGGACCTGTTGGAAGAAGAAGAGGAAAATGAAGTCGGTCTGGTGTGGGCCCAGGCTGCCATGGGACCCACGGCTGCAGGCTTTTCTTTACAGCAGCAACCCCAACGCTCCGAGCCCCCGGCCTGTCGCATCAAAGCATCCAGAGCACTGAAGAAGAAGATCAGACGCTTTCAGCCGGCATCACTTAAGGTTATGACTCTAGTGTAG